The region ATAGAGTTCCGAACGCGAAAAGGCCCCATTTATAGCTTGTTGTAGTATAGGCAGCGGCGAGGTAAGTTATCACCCAGAGGAGGGACACAAATATGTTTGTAACGATGGTGGTCCAAGAGACGTTGGATAGTAGGCCCAGCGCTAGGCTAGCAGAAGGGAAGGCGACAGCCCAGTTTATATACTTGGCGTAAAACATCTGGCGAGAAGAACCGTTGCCGAGCTGGTCGACCTGCTTGACTGTGCTCCAGCCTAGATCAGCAGCCTCTGCGTAGTATGTCACAGTGCCAACGAGGAGGGTGATGGTGAACAGGTAATGAAAAACCCTATCACTCTCGGGGGTGGTGAAGCAGAAAGTTAGGAGAATGAGCTACAATGAAACCAGAATATCAACATTAGATCTCCAAGATTAATAGTAATCAAAGGACAAAGTAGTGTTGGCACTTACGAATGCGAGCAAGTGAACTGCCATAACTGCCCAAAGCCAATCGGATCCTGCCAGAGATAGGGTCTCATCCGGCCCAAGGGGGGGATTGACTTTTAAAGCGTCATTTGCACGAAGGAATAGAgtcatggtgtttgggatACCCGTATTTTGTGCTGTCGCTTCagggtggaagaagaaagatgAAGCTATCATGTAAACCGACAGGCGCAGGCGTCACAGAAGCAGCGTATTTATAATGACATGTCCAAGCCGAAATCAACAATCAGCCTGTGATTGCATGTTTAAAATCACTCAACTATTTCTAGTTTTTAATCATGATGGATTTTTAATGCAAGGCCAAGCGGAAGCAAATGTACGGAGCAGTGGGAAGCCAATATCAGACGGATTGTTTGTCGGAGGCAAATGTCGAAGCCCGATTGGCCATGCATCAAAATATGGGGCAAGTTTCGGCAAGCCGTGTCTGACAAATAGCAGAATAAAATAAATATATATCAAATCAAATGCTTCCGCTCTCGAAACAGCACAGCCTTCTGCACCTTCGGTTTTACTTCCGCTCTAGCGGCATATCAGGTCTTGCggccatggtggctgagGTAGACACATTGCAAGGAT is a window of Pochonia chlamydosporia 170 chromosome 5, whole genome shotgun sequence DNA encoding:
- a CDS encoding opsin related protein (similar to Togninia minima UCRPA7 XP_007915148.1), yielding MTLFLRANDALKVNPPLGPDETLSLAGSDWLWAVMAVHLLAFLILLTFCFTTPESDRVFHYLFTITLLVGTVTYYAEAADLGWSTVKQVDQLGNGSSRQMFYAKYINWAVAFPSASLALGLLSNVSWTTIVTNIFVSLLWVITYLAAAYTTTSYKWGLFAFGTLCWIILAMSTLNESREAASRIGISRDYMILSAVANFSWVLYPISFGLSDGGNIIGITGSFIFFGILDMLAVPALALLFIILASKWDYHRLHLAFSEHRYAPEDHETALPKGSGTATLTGNSSTV